The following proteins are encoded in a genomic region of Gymnogyps californianus isolate 813 chromosome 19, ASM1813914v2, whole genome shotgun sequence:
- the LOC127024066 gene encoding ankyrin repeat domain-containing protein 40-like codes for MSGAAEARELEERLREAAALGDVEEVRRLLGAGADINSRNEINGWTCLHWACKRNHAQVVSCLLDAGADKQILTAKGELAAQLTSKPDIRKILGEEETECQGVKDLNLPIVANYLANPPFPYVYTEESIPDSLAESQNQSASTSSASQCETSPCSSATQVESIRTPTSCSSEDDFPALDPAEQLPALSATIAAPKCIEPEARNGPVCQPSSPHSSLFSPVASKQAVPLQTASSPTGPAPTFQPLFFTGTFPYNMQELVLKVRIQNLRDNDFIEIELDRQELTYQDLLRVSCCELGINPEQVEKIRKLPNTLVRKDKDVARLQDFQELELVLVKSDSSPFRNAASTLTERPCYNSRASKLTY; via the exons ATGAGCGGCGCCGCGGAGGCGCGGGAGCTGGAGGAGCGGctgcgggaggcggcggcgctggGGGACGTGGAGGAGGTGCGGCGGCTGCTGGGCGCGGGGGCGGACATCAACTCCCGCAACGAGATCAACGGCTG GACCTGTTTGCACTGGGCCTGTAAGCGGAACCATGCTCAAGTGGTGTCCTGCCTGCTGGATGCTGGTGCAGATAAGCAGATCCTCACCGCCAAAGGAGAGCTGGCTGCACAGTTAACTTCAAAACCAGACATCCGGAAGATTTTGGGAG AGGAAGAAACTGAATGTCAAGGAGTGAAGGATTTAAATTTGCCAATTGTTGCAAACTACTTGGCCAACCCACCATTCCCATACGTTTACACTGAAGAAAGCATTCCGGACAGCTTGGCAGAATCCCAGAATCAAAGTGCTTCCACCTCTTCTGCTTCCCAGTGTGAAACTAGTCCTTGTTCATCAGCGACTCAGGTTGAAAGCATACGCACCCCTACATCATGCAGCAGCGAAGATGATTTTCCCGCACTAGACCCTGCAGAACAGCTGCCCGCTCTGTCAGCAACTATTGCGGCACCGAAATGCATCGAGCCTGAAGCACGCAACGGCCCCGTGTGCCAGCCGTCCTCGCCTCACAGCAGTCTCTTCTCGCCAGTAGCATCCAAACAGGCTGTACCTCTGCAAACCGCCAGTTCACCTACTGGGCCCGCGCCAACGTTTCAGCCCTTGTTCTTTACTGGAACTTTCCCATATAACATGCAAG AACTTGTGCTTAAGGTGAGAATCCAGAACCTCAGAGACAATGACTTCATTGAAATTGAACTGGACAGACAAGAACTGACCTATCAAGATCTGCTCAGAGTGAGTTGCTGTGAATTGGGCATTAATCCAGAACAAGTAGAGAAGATCAGAAAATTACCTAATACACTAGTAAGAAAG GACAAGGATGTTGCCAGACTTCAGGACTTCCAAGAGCTGGAGTTAGTTCTTGTGAAAAGCGACAGCTctcctttcagaaatgctgcatcAACTTTGACTGAGAGACCGTGCTACAACAGTAGAGCATCAAAGCTGACTTACTGA